From Deltaproteobacteria bacterium, a single genomic window includes:
- a CDS encoding HD domain-containing protein: MPEGKEDEALKFAVKTQHDLDPDPAHSTQVSILALNLFDRLKAAHRLGKKEKRLLELAAILHDTGWSNKDAALGGHHKASASIIRSLDIPGLREDDRILCSLIARYHTKALPDKERHKKFAKLSKKDRNRVEWLAAILRVADAFDCRHLGNVKGFKCAVGGAVAVISVKASGSDYGAEVGKAVLKHALLVKKLGKAIEYR; encoded by the coding sequence ATGCCGGAAGGCAAAGAGGACGAGGCGCTGAAATTTGCCGTAAAGACGCAGCACGACCTTGACCCGGACCCTGCGCACAGCACGCAGGTCTCGATACTTGCGTTAAATCTTTTCGACAGGCTAAAGGCCGCTCACAGGCTTGGCAAGAAGGAAAAGCGTCTTCTTGAGCTCGCCGCCATCCTCCATGATACGGGCTGGTCGAATAAAGACGCAGCGCTTGGAGGCCACCACAAGGCCTCGGCCTCTATCATACGCTCTCTCGATATACCCGGGCTCCGGGAAGATGACAGGATACTCTGCTCGCTTATCGCAAGATACCACACAAAGGCGCTTCCTGACAAAGAACGGCACAAAAAGTTCGCAAAGCTTTCCAAGAAGGACCGTAACCGGGTTGAATGGCTTGCCGCAATTCTACGCGTTGCGGACGCATTCGACTGCCGCCATCTTGGCAATGTAAAGGGTTTCAAGTGCGCTGTTGGCGGCGCGGTAGCGGTTATAAGCGTAAAGGCATCCGGTTCCGACTACGGCGCAGAGGTTGGAAAGGCAGTCCTTAAGCACGCTCTCCTCGTAAAAAAACTCGGCAAGGCGATAGAATACCGGTGA